From Kamptonema formosum PCC 6407, a single genomic window includes:
- the infC gene encoding translation initiation factor IF-3 — protein MPVIEKRQNRNQPQINDNIRFPKIRVIDTDGAQLGIMLPQDALRLAEEKDLDLVLLSDKADPPVCRIMDYGKFKFEKDKKEREAKKKQHTADVKEVKMRYKIEEHDYQVRLSQADRFLKAGDKVKATIMFRGREIQHSNLAEDLLKRMATDLQELAEVQQAPKKEGRSMMMLLSPKK, from the coding sequence ATGCCTGTGATCGAAAAAAGACAAAACCGCAATCAACCTCAGATCAATGACAACATTCGATTCCCCAAAATTCGGGTCATCGATACCGATGGTGCTCAACTGGGGATAATGCTTCCTCAAGATGCCCTGCGGCTGGCGGAGGAAAAAGACCTTGACCTCGTTCTTCTCAGCGACAAGGCCGATCCACCTGTATGTCGGATCATGGACTACGGTAAATTTAAGTTCGAGAAGGACAAGAAAGAGCGTGAAGCTAAGAAAAAGCAGCACACAGCCGATGTCAAGGAAGTGAAAATGCGGTACAAAATTGAGGAGCACGACTACCAAGTACGTCTTTCTCAAGCCGACCGCTTTCTCAAAGCTGGCGATAAAGTCAAAGCCACGATTATGTTCCGAGGTCGGGAAATCCAACATAGTAACCTAGCAGAGGACTTGCTTAAACGGATGGCAACTGATTTGCAGGAACTGGCGGAAGTGCAGCAAGCTCCTAAAAAAGAGGGACGGAGCATGATGATGCTCCTATCTCCGAAAAAATAG
- a CDS encoding alpha/beta fold hydrolase, with product MLRLEANLTTSGHWHQRIGLQRDWVWRGWQTRYTYLRASGQLSQLEQIEQGSRGAGERGGGGAEVTEEINTLKSYSPQFPFGKEESPNFKSGTPLILLHGFGASIGHWRHNMAQLAEFHTVYALDLLGFGASQKAPANYDVSIWVAQVYEFWQTFIRQPVVLVGNSIGSLICLAAAAAHPDMVAGIVMISLPDPSVRAEAVPPWLQPAIAAVENIFASPPVLRALFYFVRRPALVRRWVSFAYANPDAISDELVEILSGPSRDRGSARAFCALFKAVGSSQFGPGVKTVLPLLKIPILLIWGQQDRMIPPRFARPRQFMEYNANLKLVELENAGHCPHDECPERVNQEILNWMAIALDQKGGDSEAVQY from the coding sequence ATGTTGAGACTTGAGGCAAATTTGACCACTTCTGGACATTGGCATCAAAGGATTGGACTTCAAAGAGACTGGGTTTGGCGGGGTTGGCAAACTCGGTACACTTATCTGCGGGCAAGTGGGCAACTTTCCCAGCTAGAGCAAATTGAGCAGGGGAGCAGGGGGGCAGGGGAGAGGGGGGGCGGGGGAGCAGAAGTAACGGAGGAAATCAATACTCTAAAATCTTACTCTCCCCAATTTCCTTTTGGTAAAGAGGAAAGCCCAAATTTTAAGTCGGGAACGCCCTTGATTTTGCTGCACGGATTTGGGGCTTCTATTGGTCACTGGCGGCACAATATGGCTCAACTTGCTGAGTTCCATACTGTGTACGCATTAGATTTGTTGGGGTTTGGGGCTTCGCAGAAAGCTCCTGCCAACTATGATGTCTCTATCTGGGTGGCTCAAGTCTACGAGTTTTGGCAGACTTTTATCAGACAACCAGTAGTTTTAGTGGGAAACTCGATTGGTTCGCTGATTTGTCTGGCAGCCGCAGCAGCTCACCCTGATATGGTAGCAGGAATTGTGATGATTAGTTTGCCCGATCCATCTGTGCGTGCTGAGGCAGTACCCCCGTGGTTGCAACCTGCGATCGCGGCAGTTGAAAATATTTTTGCTTCTCCGCCAGTGCTCAGAGCCCTATTTTACTTTGTCCGCCGTCCCGCCCTTGTCCGTCGCTGGGTGAGCTTTGCCTACGCCAATCCCGATGCCATTAGCGACGAATTGGTAGAAATTCTATCGGGGCCGAGTCGCGATCGCGGTTCCGCCCGTGCTTTTTGTGCTCTGTTTAAAGCTGTCGGCAGTTCACAATTTGGGCCTGGTGTCAAGACAGTTTTGCCTTTATTAAAAATTCCTATATTGTTAATCTGGGGTCAACAAGATCGGATGATCCCGCCCCGCTTCGCCCGTCCCCGTCAGTTCATGGAGTACAACGCTAACTTAAAGCTCGTTGAGTTAGAAAATGCGGGCCACTGCCCCCATGATGAATGCCCAGAACGAGTAAATCAAGAAATTTTGAATTGGATGGCGATCGCTCTTGACCAAAAAGGTGGTGACAGTGAAGCAGTGCAGTATTAG